One stretch of Streptomyces sp. A2-16 DNA includes these proteins:
- a CDS encoding AraC family transcriptional regulator translates to MADRTTQDSIQGGAGDDGVDAIRTFPFPVELSVCGVGMQIGPMGAADRTWHADAPLERVHRIDFHVVMLFDDGPVRHMIDFAEYEATAGDLLWIRPGQVHRFAPTSEYRGTVLTMQPGFLPRATVEATGLYRYDLPPLLRPTEAQLAGIEASLAQLRREYEDTWTLPLSLHTSVLRHSLTAFLLRLAHLAASSAEAGRRAESTFTLFRDAVEKGFATNHSVSAYADALGYSRRTLVRAVRAATGETPKGFIDKRVVLEAKRLLAHTDLPIGRVGAAVGFPDAANFSKFFQQHTDMTPAAFRTELRQE, encoded by the coding sequence ATGGCGGACAGAACAACCCAAGACTCCATCCAAGGCGGAGCCGGTGACGACGGGGTGGACGCGATCAGAACGTTCCCCTTCCCGGTCGAGCTGAGTGTGTGCGGAGTCGGTATGCAGATCGGCCCGATGGGAGCCGCCGACCGCACCTGGCACGCGGATGCCCCGCTGGAGCGCGTCCATCGCATCGACTTCCATGTCGTGATGCTCTTCGACGACGGCCCCGTCCGCCACATGATCGATTTCGCCGAGTACGAGGCGACGGCGGGCGACCTGCTGTGGATCCGCCCGGGCCAGGTGCACCGCTTCGCACCGACGAGCGAGTACCGCGGAACCGTGCTCACCATGCAACCGGGCTTCCTGCCGCGGGCGACGGTGGAGGCGACGGGGCTCTACCGCTACGACCTCCCGCCGCTGCTGCGGCCCACCGAGGCCCAGTTGGCGGGCATCGAGGCCTCCCTGGCCCAGCTGCGGCGGGAGTACGAGGACACCTGGACCCTTCCGCTGAGCCTGCACACCTCGGTCCTGCGGCACTCGCTGACGGCGTTCCTGCTGCGGCTGGCCCACCTCGCGGCGAGTTCGGCGGAGGCCGGGCGGCGGGCCGAGTCGACGTTCACCCTGTTCCGGGACGCGGTCGAGAAGGGCTTCGCCACGAACCACAGCGTCAGCGCGTACGCAGACGCGCTGGGCTACTCCCGCCGGACCCTGGTGCGCGCGGTGCGCGCCGCCACGGGGGAGACCCCCAAGGGCTTCATCGACAAGCGGGTGGTGCTGGAGGCGAAGCGGCTGCTCGCCCACACGGACCTGCCGATCGGGCGGGTGGGGGCGGCGGTGGGGTTCCCCGACGCCGCGAACTTCTCCAAGTTCTTCCAGCAGCACACCGACATGACGCCGGCCGCCTTCCGGACGGAACTTCGACAGGAGTGA
- a CDS encoding VOC family protein, whose amino-acid sequence MARLRDIVFDCAHPAATARFWAAALDDCAVAPYDDEELARLRALGITDVEDDPTVLVESHEGGPRMFFQLVPEPKSGKNRVHLDLLAEDMEAEAERLVGLGATIRDRYADHLVLTDPEGNEFCVFGQGG is encoded by the coding sequence ATGGCACGACTGCGGGACATCGTCTTCGACTGCGCCCACCCCGCCGCCACGGCCCGGTTCTGGGCGGCCGCGCTGGACGACTGTGCCGTTGCGCCGTACGACGACGAGGAGCTGGCCCGGCTGCGGGCCCTCGGGATCACGGACGTCGAGGACGACCCGACCGTCCTCGTCGAGTCCCACGAGGGCGGCCCCCGAATGTTCTTCCAGCTGGTGCCGGAGCCGAAGAGCGGCAAGAACCGGGTGCACCTGGACCTGCTCGCCGAGGACATGGAGGCGGAGGCCGAGCGGCTCGTAGGACTCGGTGCGACCATCCGGGACCGGTACGCGGACCATCTGGTGCTGACCGATCCCGAGGGGAACGAGTTCTGCGTCTTCGGTCAGGGCGGATGA
- a CDS encoding alkaline phosphatase family protein produces the protein MAAVKAPQRNRRSLSAFAGALALTATSIGVWATTASSAEAAALPTPDHVVVVVLENHAYSQVIGSSSAPYLNNTLKAGGADLTQSYGLTHPSEPNYYMLFSGSNQGRTDDSCVSVGSINKPNLASELIAAGQTWASYNESLPSQGSTTCSSGSYAQKHNPWFGFSNVPTSTAKTMTQFPTDYTTLPKVSFVVPNLCSDMHDCSVSTGDTWIKNNLGAYATWARTHNSILAVTFDEDNKLSGNRIPTLFYGQHVTPGSTSSTTYNHYNVLRTVEDLAGLSTHAGNAASAADITGIWN, from the coding sequence ATGGCCGCCGTCAAGGCACCGCAGCGCAACCGACGTTCCCTCTCCGCATTCGCCGGAGCCCTCGCCCTCACCGCCACCTCGATCGGAGTGTGGGCCACGACGGCCTCCAGTGCCGAGGCGGCCGCCCTCCCCACCCCCGACCACGTCGTGGTCGTGGTGCTGGAGAACCACGCCTACTCGCAGGTCATCGGCAGCTCCAGCGCCCCCTACCTCAACAACACCCTCAAGGCGGGTGGCGCCGACCTCACCCAGTCCTACGGCCTCACCCACCCCAGTGAGCCGAACTACTACATGCTCTTCTCCGGCTCCAACCAGGGCCGCACCGACGACAGTTGCGTGAGCGTCGGTTCCATCAACAAGCCCAACCTCGCCTCCGAGCTGATCGCCGCGGGCCAGACCTGGGCGAGCTACAACGAGTCGCTGCCCAGCCAGGGTTCGACGACCTGCAGCAGCGGCAGCTACGCGCAGAAGCACAACCCGTGGTTCGGTTTCTCCAACGTGCCCACCAGCACCGCGAAGACGATGACGCAGTTCCCGACCGACTACACGACCCTGCCGAAGGTCTCCTTCGTCGTCCCGAACCTGTGCAGCGACATGCACGACTGCTCGGTCTCCACGGGCGACACCTGGATCAAGAACAACCTGGGCGCCTACGCCACCTGGGCCAGGACCCACAACAGCATCCTCGCCGTCACCTTCGACGAGGACAACAAGCTCTCCGGCAACCGCATCCCCACCCTCTTCTACGGCCAGCACGTCACCCCCGGCAGCACCAGCTCCACCACCTACAACCACTACAACGTGCTGCGCACGGTGGAGGACCTGGCCGGTCTGAGCACCCATGCAGGCAACGCCGCCTCGGCCGCCGACATCACCGGCATCTGGAACTGA
- a CDS encoding TolB-like translocation protein — translation MTRTSRLVTLLVAVVLLGAVGAGSVLYAAHRSGLRDRQQADGPSVRAGTVSLRPTAERRLLVRNLAWGPHRDEIATVPADDPQGPRTASGVKCLRFHAAAGTGICLQAVHGALGDTYRAVVLDARLRERHRFPAAGIPTRARVSPSGHMVAWTVFVSGDSYAGTNFSTRTAVVDTRTWAIDDNLETFRIVKDGRAYHAADTNVWGVTFADDNRFYATLATGGRTYLVRGDVGARTLTTLHRNVECPSLSPDGTRVAYKKRVKGASPDAPWRLYVLNLRTMKETATAEPRNIDDQALWADDDTLVYALPGDYGSDLWTVPADGTGTARRLMSSAVAPAYLG, via the coding sequence ATGACCCGGACGAGCCGTCTGGTGACCCTCCTTGTCGCCGTCGTGCTGCTCGGCGCGGTCGGTGCCGGGTCGGTGCTGTACGCCGCCCACCGCTCGGGCCTGCGGGACCGTCAGCAGGCGGACGGTCCGAGCGTGCGGGCCGGTACCGTCTCGCTGCGGCCCACGGCCGAACGACGGCTGCTGGTGCGCAACCTGGCCTGGGGCCCGCACCGCGACGAGATCGCCACCGTCCCCGCCGACGACCCGCAGGGCCCGCGCACCGCGTCGGGCGTGAAGTGCCTGCGCTTCCACGCGGCGGCCGGCACCGGCATCTGCCTCCAGGCCGTGCACGGCGCCCTGGGGGACACCTACCGCGCGGTGGTGCTCGACGCGCGCCTCCGTGAACGCCACCGCTTCCCGGCGGCCGGCATTCCCACCCGGGCCCGGGTCTCGCCCTCGGGGCACATGGTCGCCTGGACGGTGTTCGTCAGCGGGGACTCGTACGCCGGAACGAACTTCTCCACCCGCACGGCCGTCGTGGACACCCGCACCTGGGCGATCGACGACAACCTGGAGACCTTCCGGATCGTCAAGGACGGCCGCGCGTACCACGCCGCCGACACCAACGTCTGGGGCGTGACCTTCGCCGACGACAACCGCTTCTACGCCACGCTGGCCACCGGCGGTCGGACCTACCTCGTGCGGGGCGACGTCGGCGCGCGCACCCTCACCACGCTGCACCGCAACGTCGAATGCCCCTCCCTCTCACCGGACGGCACCCGGGTCGCGTACAAGAAACGCGTCAAAGGGGCCTCGCCGGACGCCCCTTGGCGGCTGTACGTGCTGAACCTGCGGACCATGAAGGAGACCGCGACGGCCGAGCCCCGCAACATCGACGACCAGGCGCTGTGGGCCGACGACGACACTCTCGTCTACGCCCTGCCCGGCGACTACGGCTCCGACCTGTGGACCGTCCCCGCCGACGGCACCGGCACGGCCCGCCGCCTGATGAGCTCCGCGGTCGCCCCCGCCTATCTGGGGTGA
- a CDS encoding glycoside hydrolase family 16 protein, producing MSETSGIPRRRRALLAVLSTLGLAAALATAATLPADASAPTPPTGWSQVFVDDFNGSAGTGVNTSNWQYATGTSYPGGPANWGTGEVETMTNSTSNVALDGNGNLRITPLRDSAGRWTSGRIETNRTDFQPPAGGKLRVEARIQMPNVTGTAAEGYWPAFWMLGAPYRGNYQNWPSVGELDIMENVQGMNRVWATMHCGTNPGGPCNETTGIGNNVACPGSTCQSAFHTYTMEWDRSVGPETIRFSVDGTQFHSVNASQVDATTWANATNHGFFIILNVAMGGAFPDAFGGGLDSGTQSGVPMVVDYVQVLSAGGSGTTPPTGGVDAYGTIQAESFNSQSGVGTETTTDTGGGQNIASLANGDWALYQNVNFGSTAATQFVARVASGAAGGVSGLVEVRLDSRTATPIGSFALANTGGWQSWRTVPANIGAVTGTHNVYLTFTSGQPADFVNVNWFTFGH from the coding sequence ATGAGCGAAACCTCCGGCATACCCAGACGGCGACGGGCCCTCCTCGCCGTGCTGAGCACCCTCGGTCTGGCCGCCGCCCTCGCGACGGCCGCCACCCTGCCCGCCGACGCGTCCGCGCCCACTCCTCCCACCGGCTGGTCACAGGTCTTCGTCGACGACTTCAACGGCTCCGCGGGCACCGGCGTCAACACCTCCAACTGGCAGTACGCGACCGGGACTTCGTACCCCGGCGGCCCCGCCAACTGGGGTACGGGCGAGGTCGAGACGATGACCAACAGCACCAGCAACGTGGCGCTGGACGGCAACGGCAACCTGCGCATCACCCCGCTCCGCGACTCGGCCGGCCGATGGACCTCGGGCCGCATCGAGACCAACCGCACCGACTTCCAGCCCCCGGCCGGCGGCAAACTGCGCGTCGAGGCCCGCATCCAGATGCCCAACGTCACCGGCACCGCGGCCGAGGGCTACTGGCCCGCGTTCTGGATGCTGGGCGCGCCCTACCGCGGCAACTACCAGAACTGGCCGAGCGTCGGCGAGCTGGACATCATGGAGAACGTCCAGGGCATGAACCGTGTCTGGGCGACCATGCACTGCGGCACCAACCCCGGCGGCCCGTGCAACGAGACGACGGGCATCGGCAACAACGTGGCCTGTCCGGGCTCGACCTGCCAGTCGGCGTTCCACACCTACACCATGGAGTGGGACCGCTCGGTGGGCCCCGAGACGATCCGCTTCTCCGTCGACGGCACCCAGTTCCACTCGGTCAACGCGAGCCAGGTGGACGCGACGACCTGGGCCAACGCCACCAACCACGGGTTCTTCATCATCCTCAACGTGGCGATGGGCGGCGCCTTCCCGGACGCGTTCGGCGGTGGCCTCGACTCCGGCACCCAGTCCGGTGTACCCATGGTCGTGGACTACGTCCAGGTGCTGTCGGCGGGTGGGAGCGGTACCACGCCGCCCACGGGTGGCGTCGACGCCTACGGCACCATCCAGGCGGAGTCCTTCAACAGCCAGAGCGGTGTCGGCACCGAGACCACGACCGACACCGGGGGCGGCCAGAACATCGCCTCCCTCGCCAACGGCGACTGGGCTCTGTACCAGAACGTCAACTTCGGCTCCACGGCGGCCACTCAGTTCGTCGCCCGGGTGGCGAGCGGTGCGGCGGGCGGGGTCAGCGGCCTGGTCGAGGTGCGCCTGGACAGCCGTACCGCCACCCCCATCGGCAGCTTCGCGCTCGCCAACACCGGTGGCTGGCAGTCCTGGAGAACGGTTCCGGCGAACATCGGGGCCGTCACCGGCACCCACAACGTCTATCTGACCTTCACCAGCGGCCAGCCGGCCGACTTCGTGAACGTGAACTGGTTCACCTTCGGTCACTGA
- a CDS encoding Ig-like domain-containing protein gives MGVPHISNSSDRSERWSRRGILAALGAVPTATLLTGCGSSADASQGAGATASVQAATRKAVVSVTPANGTTRAAFSSPVEVTVTDGTLASVKVTGNDGSTLTGSLNDARTRWTSSRNPYSGTVYTVTVTAQGGTEETTTFTTRSPGETFVGYFTPEANSTSGVGMPVSINFTHAVSDKAAVQRAITVTAEPAVEIVGHWFSDTRLDFRPETYWAAGTRITLGLRLKDVQGTDGVYGVQSKDVTFRIGREQISTVDLSSKEMVVRRDGATMATYPVSGGDSDHTTWSGIMVISERFKQTRMESSTVGLGDEYDISDVPHAQRLTTSGTFVHGNYWASTAVFGHQNTSHGCVGLHDAKGANDTSVDGYKFYESSMLGDVVIVKNSGEKTVAASNGLNGWNLSWSDWKAGSAL, from the coding sequence GTGGGCGTCCCGCACATATCGAACTCGTCCGACCGGTCGGAGAGGTGGTCCCGGCGCGGGATTCTCGCCGCGCTCGGCGCCGTACCGACCGCGACCCTGCTGACGGGGTGCGGCAGCTCCGCGGACGCCTCGCAGGGGGCGGGGGCGACCGCATCCGTGCAGGCGGCGACCAGGAAGGCGGTCGTCTCCGTCACCCCCGCGAACGGCACGACGAGGGCCGCCTTCTCCAGCCCCGTCGAGGTCACCGTCACCGACGGCACGCTGGCCTCCGTGAAGGTGACCGGCAACGACGGCTCCACGCTGACCGGATCCCTCAACGACGCGAGGACCAGGTGGACCTCGTCGAGGAACCCCTACTCGGGCACCGTGTACACGGTCACGGTCACGGCACAGGGCGGCACCGAGGAGACGACGACCTTCACCACCAGGTCCCCCGGTGAGACGTTCGTCGGCTACTTCACCCCCGAGGCGAACTCCACCTCCGGCGTCGGCATGCCCGTGTCGATCAACTTCACCCATGCCGTGTCCGACAAGGCCGCCGTCCAGAGGGCGATCACCGTGACCGCCGAGCCCGCGGTCGAGATCGTGGGCCACTGGTTCAGCGACACCCGGCTCGACTTCCGGCCCGAGACCTACTGGGCAGCCGGCACGCGGATCACGCTCGGGCTGCGGCTCAAGGACGTCCAGGGCACGGACGGCGTCTACGGCGTGCAGTCGAAGGACGTCACCTTCCGCATCGGCCGCGAGCAGATCAGCACGGTCGACCTCAGCAGCAAGGAGATGGTCGTCAGGCGGGACGGCGCGACGATGGCCACCTACCCCGTCTCCGGCGGCGACTCCGACCACACCACCTGGTCCGGGATCATGGTGATCAGCGAGCGGTTCAAGCAGACCCGCATGGAGTCCTCCACGGTCGGGCTCGGCGACGAGTACGACATCTCCGACGTCCCGCACGCCCAGCGCCTGACCACCTCCGGCACCTTCGTGCACGGCAACTACTGGGCATCCACCGCGGTGTTCGGCCACCAGAACACCAGCCACGGCTGCGTGGGCCTGCACGACGCCAAGGGCGCGAACGACACCTCGGTGGACGGCTACAAGTTCTACGAGAGCTCCATGCTCGGCGACGTCGTGATCGTGAAGAACTCCGGCGAGAAGACCGTGGCGGCGTCCAACGGCCTCAACGGCTGGAACCTGTCGTGGTCGGACTGGAAGGCCGGCAGCGCGCTTTAG
- a CDS encoding MMPL family transporter, giving the protein MLSTLARAATRRPLTVIGLWAAFLLLGFGLGTGVFADLSDDVPDVPGTESDMADDHLSGVDPTGESVTAVVAGEPVSGAALRAQVERTVAEVREIAGVADVPDPYTTPGLVARDGRALIIPVTFEGGLSDEAEEKATDTAVETVQRIDAPDVHVSGGELLGRQLGERAQEDVKNAELISLPVVLALLLVVFGGLRAAALPLVIAVSGIAGAFLGLFAFSQVTDISVYAIQVTTMLGLGLAVDYALLMLVRFREERRHTDDVVQAVHRTVDAAGRTVLFSGLTVAVSLTGLLVFPSVFLRSMGLAVAAVVVVDMLAAVTLLPALLTRFGGRIRPSKARSEDEEGRVFARLARFAQRRRIAVLVTVVPALLLLALPVTGMRIAIGDARQLPSGTEARQLYDTVDAHFPKGTGVSPVVVVLKPGTDTATADRIRALVPNAESRELPGGNTVVELQPPGSVDGGAATGLVERVRQVRGGEPVEVTGVAARLVDFRAMLAERAPWAALTVLAGIFVLLFAFTGSVLIPLRTIATTLLSLGAALGVVVWVFQDGHGAGLLGGEGLGALSLTAPPLIVSIAFGLAMDYELFILARMREARQRTGDDQEAVVTGLRRSGRVVTCAALLLAVVFGAFMTGGFSPILQIGLGLTLAVLIDATVVRMLLVPATMALLGRRAWWAPKPLRRVHDRFGLREASPQPRVPTSA; this is encoded by the coding sequence GTGCTCTCCACACTCGCCCGGGCGGCGACCCGCCGCCCGCTGACCGTCATCGGCCTCTGGGCCGCCTTCCTGCTGCTGGGCTTCGGACTCGGGACGGGGGTCTTCGCCGACCTCTCCGACGACGTGCCCGACGTGCCGGGCACCGAGTCCGACATGGCCGACGACCATCTCTCCGGCGTGGACCCGACCGGCGAGTCCGTCACCGCGGTCGTCGCGGGCGAGCCGGTCTCCGGGGCGGCCCTGCGCGCCCAGGTCGAGCGGACCGTCGCCGAGGTCCGCGAGATCGCGGGGGTGGCCGACGTACCGGACCCGTACACCACCCCCGGTCTCGTCGCCCGCGACGGACGAGCCCTGATCATCCCCGTCACCTTCGAGGGCGGTCTGAGCGACGAGGCCGAGGAGAAGGCGACGGACACGGCCGTCGAGACCGTCCAGCGGATCGACGCGCCCGACGTCCACGTCAGCGGCGGCGAACTCCTCGGCAGGCAGCTCGGTGAGCGTGCCCAGGAGGACGTCAAGAACGCCGAGTTGATCTCCCTGCCGGTCGTCCTCGCCCTGCTTCTCGTCGTGTTCGGGGGACTGCGCGCCGCCGCGCTGCCGCTGGTGATCGCGGTGAGCGGGATCGCCGGTGCCTTCCTCGGGCTGTTCGCCTTCAGCCAGGTCACCGACATCTCGGTGTACGCGATCCAGGTCACCACCATGCTCGGCCTCGGACTCGCCGTCGACTACGCCCTGTTGATGCTGGTCCGCTTCCGCGAGGAACGCCGGCACACCGACGACGTGGTCCAGGCCGTCCACCGCACGGTCGACGCGGCCGGCCGGACCGTGCTGTTCTCCGGGCTCACCGTGGCCGTCAGCCTGACCGGGCTGCTGGTCTTCCCGAGCGTGTTCCTGCGCAGCATGGGCCTGGCCGTCGCCGCCGTCGTGGTCGTCGACATGCTGGCCGCGGTCACGCTGCTGCCCGCGCTGCTCACGAGGTTCGGCGGGCGGATCCGGCCCTCGAAGGCGCGTTCCGAGGACGAGGAGGGCCGTGTCTTCGCCCGCCTGGCCCGCTTCGCGCAGCGCCGCCGGATCGCCGTCCTGGTCACCGTGGTCCCGGCCCTGCTGCTCCTCGCCCTGCCCGTGACCGGCATGAGGATCGCGATCGGCGACGCCCGGCAGCTGCCTTCCGGTACCGAGGCACGGCAGTTGTACGACACCGTCGACGCGCACTTCCCGAAGGGCACCGGGGTCTCCCCCGTGGTCGTCGTCCTCAAGCCCGGCACCGACACCGCGACCGCCGACCGGATCCGCGCCCTGGTCCCGAACGCCGAGTCCCGTGAACTGCCCGGCGGCAACACGGTCGTGGAACTGCAGCCGCCCGGCAGTGTGGACGGCGGGGCGGCCACCGGCCTGGTCGAGCGGGTACGGCAGGTGCGCGGCGGCGAGCCCGTCGAGGTGACCGGGGTCGCGGCCCGGCTGGTCGACTTCCGCGCGATGCTCGCCGAGCGGGCCCCCTGGGCGGCGCTGACCGTCCTGGCCGGCATCTTCGTGCTGCTGTTCGCCTTCACCGGCTCGGTGCTGATCCCCCTGCGCACGATCGCGACCACCCTGCTCAGTCTGGGCGCGGCGCTCGGCGTGGTGGTGTGGGTGTTCCAGGACGGCCACGGGGCGGGGCTGCTGGGCGGCGAGGGCCTGGGCGCGCTGAGCCTGACCGCGCCGCCGCTGATCGTGTCGATCGCCTTCGGTCTGGCCATGGACTACGAGCTGTTCATCCTGGCCCGGATGCGCGAGGCCCGGCAGCGCACCGGGGACGACCAGGAGGCCGTGGTGACCGGGCTGCGCCGCTCCGGCCGGGTCGTCACCTGCGCCGCCCTCCTCCTCGCGGTGGTCTTCGGCGCCTTCATGACCGGCGGGTTCTCCCCCATCCTGCAGATCGGTCTCGGCCTGACCCTGGCGGTGCTGATCGACGCGACGGTCGTACGGATGCTGCTGGTCCCGGCGACCATGGCGCTGCTCGGCCGGCGTGCCTGGTGGGCGCCGAAGCCGCTGCGCAGGGTGCACGACCGGTTCGGGCTGCGGGAGGCGTCGCCGCAGCCGCGCGTACCCACGAGCGCCTGA
- a CDS encoding VOC family protein, translating to MSEVPPTVRELRLVVTADDYDEALRFYRDVLGLPERAAFSSPDGRVTILEAGRATLELTDPNHAAFIDDVEVGKRVAGHIRVAFEVDDSTATTARLAQAGAQVVAEPTRTPWNSLNSRLEAPGSLQLTLFTELGD from the coding sequence ATGTCCGAGGTACCACCCACTGTGCGTGAACTCCGGCTCGTCGTCACGGCGGACGACTACGACGAGGCGTTGCGTTTCTACCGGGACGTCCTCGGGCTGCCGGAGCGGGCCGCGTTCTCCTCGCCGGACGGACGGGTCACCATCCTGGAGGCGGGGCGGGCGACGCTGGAGCTCACCGATCCCAACCACGCCGCGTTCATCGACGACGTGGAGGTGGGCAAGCGGGTCGCGGGGCACATCAGGGTCGCCTTCGAGGTCGACGACTCGACCGCCACGACGGCGAGGCTGGCGCAGGCCGGTGCGCAGGTGGTCGCCGAACCGACCCGCACGCCGTGGAACTCCCTCAACTCCCGCCTGGAGGCGCCCGGTTCGCTTCAGCTGACGCTGTTCACCGAGCTCGGGGACTAG
- a CDS encoding response regulator transcription factor, whose translation MSIRVVVADDQELVRSGFSMILEAQQDIEVVAEAGDGAEAVAAVRRHTPDVLLLDIRMPVMDGLEAARRVCAQSSCKVVMLTTFDLDEYVYDALYAGASGFLLKDVRRDDLVHAVRVVAAGDSLLAPAITRRLVADIVRRRHEEAATGTAPDRLDVLTAREAETLRMLARGLSNAEIATTLFVSEHTVKTHVSNVLSKLGLRDRVQAVICAYETGLVTPGSS comes from the coding sequence GTGAGCATCCGGGTGGTCGTCGCCGACGACCAGGAACTGGTCCGCAGCGGCTTCAGCATGATCCTGGAGGCGCAGCAGGACATCGAGGTGGTCGCCGAGGCCGGGGACGGCGCCGAGGCGGTGGCCGCGGTGCGGCGCCACACGCCGGACGTGCTGCTCCTCGACATCCGGATGCCCGTCATGGACGGTCTGGAGGCGGCCCGGCGGGTGTGCGCGCAGTCGAGCTGCAAGGTGGTCATGCTGACCACGTTCGACCTGGACGAGTACGTGTACGACGCGCTGTACGCCGGGGCCAGCGGCTTCCTCCTCAAGGACGTCCGCCGGGACGACCTGGTGCACGCGGTGCGGGTGGTCGCGGCCGGCGACTCGCTGCTCGCGCCGGCGATCACCCGCCGCCTGGTCGCGGACATCGTGCGCCGCCGCCACGAGGAGGCGGCCACCGGGACCGCCCCCGACCGCCTGGACGTCCTGACGGCCCGCGAGGCGGAGACCCTGCGGATGCTGGCGCGCGGCCTGTCGAACGCCGAGATCGCGACGACGCTGTTCGTGAGCGAGCACACCGTCAAGACGCATGTCAGCAACGTCCTGAGCAAGCTGGGGCTGCGGGACCGCGTCCAGGCGGTGATCTGCGCGTACGAGACGGGTCTGGTGACGCCGGGTTCCTCCTAG
- a CDS encoding sensor histidine kinase gives MSAARSWYAPVVTRLRTTNPYVVDSALAVLVLFAASLQWMFPDEGDDRLTLVGWLLGAATAVPLIWRRRHPYSCALAVSAATTAMAYYHAPPPDVLYGGLVVLYTMAAQGLPWQRRTMLAGWLLGAVLTMQHKEHSEPFEYAFHITGMICAYGLGVLARVQRAYTAAVEDRARRLERERAAETARAIAQERARIARDMHDILAHAVSLMVVQAEAGPVVVRSDPARAEAAFDAIAASGRDAMTQLRRILGVLKEEERRGGAVRLPQPDLTGLPDLVGQVAGSTELRVELTVRGRSRPLPPDTEVAAYRAVQEALTNTVKHAYASCAQVELDWAEDGLTLTVTDDGRGPARTDGGHGLIGLRERAAACGGSAQTGPGPQGGFRVVVRLPAGADREAALG, from the coding sequence ATGTCCGCCGCCCGGTCCTGGTACGCCCCCGTCGTGACCCGTCTGAGGACGACGAACCCGTACGTCGTCGACAGCGCGCTCGCCGTGCTGGTGCTGTTCGCCGCGTCGCTGCAGTGGATGTTCCCGGACGAGGGGGACGACCGGCTGACCCTGGTGGGCTGGCTCCTGGGGGCCGCCACCGCCGTCCCCCTCATCTGGCGGCGCCGCCATCCCTACAGCTGCGCCCTGGCGGTCTCGGCGGCCACCACGGCGATGGCCTACTACCACGCGCCACCGCCCGACGTGCTGTACGGCGGACTCGTCGTCCTCTACACCATGGCCGCCCAGGGCCTGCCCTGGCAGCGGCGCACGATGCTGGCGGGCTGGCTGCTCGGAGCCGTCCTGACCATGCAGCACAAGGAGCACTCCGAGCCCTTCGAGTACGCCTTCCACATCACCGGGATGATCTGCGCCTACGGCCTCGGCGTACTGGCCCGCGTCCAGCGCGCGTACACCGCGGCCGTCGAGGACCGGGCCCGCCGGCTGGAACGGGAGCGGGCCGCGGAGACCGCGCGGGCCATCGCCCAGGAACGCGCCCGGATCGCCCGGGACATGCACGACATCCTCGCGCACGCGGTGAGCCTGATGGTCGTCCAGGCCGAGGCCGGACCGGTCGTCGTGCGCAGTGATCCGGCGCGTGCCGAGGCCGCGTTCGACGCGATCGCGGCCAGCGGACGGGACGCCATGACCCAACTGCGGCGGATTCTCGGTGTGTTGAAGGAGGAGGAGCGTCGGGGCGGCGCCGTCCGGCTGCCCCAGCCGGATCTCACCGGACTGCCCGACCTGGTCGGCCAGGTCGCCGGATCGACGGAACTGCGGGTCGAGTTGACCGTCCGCGGCCGCTCTCGCCCCCTGCCCCCGGACACCGAGGTCGCCGCCTATCGCGCGGTGCAGGAAGCCCTGACCAACACGGTCAAGCACGCGTACGCTTCCTGCGCACAGGTGGAACTCGACTGGGCGGAGGACGGGTTGACCCTCACGGTGACCGACGACGGCCGTGGGCCGGCCCGCACGGACGGCGGCCACGGGCTGATCGGCCTCAGGGAGCGGGCGGCCGCCTGCGGGGGCAGCGCGCAGACCGGGCCCGGACCGCAGGGCGGCTTCCGGGTCGTCGTACGGCTGCCCGCCGGCGCGGACCGGGAAGCGGCCCTCGGGTGA